TTCGAGGCCCCCCGGTGGCATGGGAACTCTCGGAGGGGCCTGCGGATGCCCGTGTCTGCTAAAAAGACGTTATATTCAAATCCTGTAAGATGGCTGAGCAGGTAGAAGATGCCCGCCGTGTCGCCCGCGATGAGCACGTTCGGCAGCCCATCACGGCGATGGTTGATGGTCAATGGAATGAACATATTTCCATAATGATGAAAATAAGTAGTTAAACGTGCAGTTCGAGCATTCTGAAAGTAATAATAAGTAATTATCTATTCGAAAAACTCTTCCAGGTTGCCGGCCGCCTCGATGTCCTTGCGGTCCACGGCGACCTTGTCGAATATTTCAGGATCGATGAAGATGCTCGCGTTCATCCGCACAGCGAGGGCAATGCAGTCGCTGGGCCGGGCGTCGATCTCGATCTCCCGTCCGGTGTCCTTGAGCATGAGCCTGGCGTAGAACACCTGCTCGTCAAGGTCATCGATGATGATCCGGTCGATCTTGATGTTGAAGCTGTCCATCATGGTCTTCATGAGGTCGTGGGTCATGGGCCTCGGCGTGGTCTCCTGCCTGAGCGCGATGTCGATGGATATTGCCTCAGCGAGCCCGATGTAGATGGGGACCATACGCTCGTTGTCCGCAGCGATGAACACGACCGCCTGCGGCCCGGTGATCGTGCTCACAAAATAGACGCCCCTCACCTTGACGGGCACATAGTCGCTCATACATAGAAATTTGCCTCCGGGTATATAATATATCCTAGAATTTATATGGCCGCGTACGATTGGCCGATAAAATATTCTGCTTCTTTCTCCTTATTTGACGCCGTTTTTCCCATGAGCTTTCACCAGGTAGAGCGTGACGAGGCCCCCCACGGCAGTGAGGAACCAGAGAGTGACGAAGCGCACGATCATGGTGGCCCCGGCCGCGGTCTCCTTCTGTATGCCCACGGTCATATACAGGGTGGTCATGACGATGTCCACGACGCCTATTCCTCCCGGTAAAAATAGGGGCAGCATCTGCAGGATGACCATGACGGAGAACACGGTGATTACGAGCATCGGCGACACCGTGCTGCCCACGGCCATAAATGCGATGTAGGCGACCGAGACGTCCAGGCACCAGGCCGTGAATATAAGTAACAGCGACCCGGCTATCAGGGCTTTGTTACCGGTAATGCCCTTAAGGCTCGTGTCGAACTGCATCAGGATGACGTCGATTTGCTCCGCCTGCACGCTAAGGTCCCTTTTCAGGAGGCGGCCTAGTAGCCGGAAGGCGGCGCCCGTCAGCCTTCGTAACAGGGCGTTGTCCATGGCCACGACGAGCCCGCCGATGGCCAGAGACACCATGACGAGGGCGATGAATAAGCAAAAAATGGTGGCCCAGAGGGGCATGCCGTAGAAGAAGGCCATGTAAAGCACGCCGACGGTGGCGCCCGTGGCGATGGGGATTATCTCGAGCACCCGGCTGATCAGGCACGTGGCCAGCGTCTTGTCGAAACGGGTATCCGGCGTGCTCTTCTGGATGAAGTATATCTTGGACACCTCACCGCTCACGGCCATGGTGGGGACCACGTTGACGAAGAATATGGACGACAGGTACATCTGGTACGCCTTCATGAACGAGATCTTATAGCCGACGTTCCGCAGGTACACCCACCATCCGGCCGTATGGAAGGCGTTTGACACCAATACGACCAGCATGGCCAGCACAATGTACCAGTAGTTGGCGTGCCGGAGCACGTTCATGACGCTGTCGAAGCCGACCACGTACAGGTAGACAAAATAGATGGCCAGGCCGAGGACGATGAGCACGGCGGTCTTTCCGAAAGGTATGTCCGGGAACTTGATGTCTTGCTCGGTGATCATGTGCCGTACCTGCGTTGCCTGTACTGGTAGTCTCTAATAGCGCGGAGCAGGTCGATCTTCCGGAAGTCCTCCCAGTTCACGTCGGTAAAGTAGAGCTCCGAGTAAACTGCCTGCCATATGAGAAAATCGGTGAGCCTGGCCTCGCCCGTGCGAATGAAAAGGTCGGGCTCGCACTTGAAGATCAGGCGCGAGTCGATGGCCTGCTCGTCGATGCTGTCCGGGGCGACCCGGCCTTCCTGCACGTCCTCCATGACCGCCCGGAGCGCGTTAGTCAGCTCGTGCTTTCCGCCGTAGCCGATGGAGACGCTGACCGTACACGGCCTGTCGCCGCCGATCTGCGCGATGCCCCCGGGGGATACTATCTTTCCCGGGAACCCGGCGTCCTTGAAAACGTCGTGGATACATTCAGCGAGCTTCGATACCGCCCCGGGGTCCGTAACGCTCACGTAGATCGAGGCCTCGTGGATGCCGAGCTCGCCGCACCACTCGATGAGCTGGAGCAGCTTGTTGAGCGACGGCTTATCGATGAGATCGCCGTCCGATATGACTAACGCTATGCACCGCGGCACCGGGCTCTGCCTGATACCGCGTGCCAGGGACATCTCGTAGATCTTGTATGCCAGCTGCCTGACGAGCATCGTACCTATTAGTTCACTATAGGGTAAAGTATTTTGTGTATCGGCCGAATATACTGCCTCTATGTACCCGAGGCCCAGCACGCCAGGACAGCCTTCGCTCGACGCCGAGCTAAAAAGGCAGTCCGCATATATCTCGCTTGGCCTCCTGGCGCTCTTATTCCCTTTCGTCCCTAAATGGGTCATAGTCCTGGGAATTCTTTTCGGGACGGTCGCCATACTGTACATCCCCAAGAACTCATTTATTTTCAGGGCGTTCGCCTCCGAGAGGGACATGGAGGCGGGCGTGCTCATCGGGCCGCTGAAGTTCAGCTTCGCCATCCTGCTGCTCGCGATACTGGTCGTCTCGCTCGACCTGCCCGTCTACGTGATGGCCGCCACCATCGGCATCGTGGCGTTCGGCGAGGGCGCCGCCACGCTCGTCAATGTCCTCGTCTCCCGGGACAAGGCCATCTTCTGGATCGTGACGCTGCTGATACTGGGCACCTTATTCGGCTTCATATTCGGCGGCTGGTCCATGGTGAACATGGGCATGGGCACGGACAGGCTGGACCTGATGCTCTTTCTGGCGGTCATCGGCACGGTGACCGGCGCGCTACTCTACACCATCGTGGACGAGGAGAGCATCGCCATACCGCTGGGCGCGGGCATGGCCATGTGGCTGTTCTCGTCCTTCACCTACGCCCGCATACCCACGGCGGCAGAGATCGCCATCGCCACGACGTTCCCATTAATAATCGGCATTGTCTCGTACAAGCTGAACGCCGCCGACCTGTCCGGAGCGCTGGCCGGCGTGCTCTCTGGCCTGCTAATGATATTATTCGGCGGCATCGGGTGGTTCGCCCTGCTGCTCGTGTTCTTCTTCCTGGGCACGTTCTTCACCAAGTACAAGTACAAGTACAAGGTCGAGATCGGCGCGGCCCAGACTAACAAAGGCTCACGGGGCTACCGAAACGTGTTCGGCAACTGTCTCATCCCGCTCGTTTTCGTGGTCGCCTATGGGGCGATCGGGAGCTTCAGCCTGCCCTTCATCGGCGCCGTCGACAGGAACATCTTCGTCATGGGCTATCTGGGCGCCATGGCCACGGCGACCGCGGACACCCTGGCAAGCGAGATCGGCTCTACCTACAGTGGCCAGCCGCGCATGATCACCACGCTGAAAAAGGTAAAGTCCGGAACCGACGGCGCGGTCTCATCCCTCGGAGAGCTCGCGGCCCTCGCAGGTTCGGTCGCCATCGCCATTGTGGCAATCGTCATGGGCGTCGCCGGCCCGGACATCAAGGTCGCCTTCCTGCTGGCGGTGCTGGGCGGCGTCCTGGGCACGAACATAGACAGCGTCCTCGGCGCCACGTTTCAGCAGAAAAAGCTCCTGACGAACGAGGGCGTCAACTTCTATGCCACTATGCTGGGCGGCGTCATAGCGATGGCTCTCTATTATGCGTTCTTCATGCATTAAGGCCCGATAATCAGGTGCACGAATAGCCGCTGCGAAAAAAGACTGACGCTAAGCTAAAATTTGAAGTGTTAAGCTATTTTTTTATACTATCTCATCTAAACAACAATCGTTCCCGGGAAAATCATGAGGTCAGGTTTAATATTAGCCGGCGGCCGCTCCACGAGGTTCGGAGGCGGCGAAAAGTCCCTGCGGCTCGTGGGGGGAAAGCGCATGATCTGCCGCGTCATCGACGCGCTCTGCCCCGTCGCCGACGAGCTGGTCATCTCGGTGAGGGACGAGCGCCAGAAAGAACTTCTTTTTCCTTTTATCCGTGGCATGGAATTCGTCTATGACCCGATAAAAGACATCGGCCCGCTCTCCGGCATCCTCGCCGGCCTGGAGCGAGCCCGGGGCGACTACGTCGTGGTCGTCGCCTGCGACATGCCCCTCATCAACACCGCCGCCGTCCGGCTCTTGTTCGAGAGGGCGCAGGGCCACGATGCCGCTGTCCCCGGCCACGCCGGCGGCCTCATCGAGCCCCTGCACACCGTCTATCACAGGGAACACATGCTCAGGGCCGTCAAAGAGTCCATCGCCGCCGGGGAGAGCAAGATTTCGGCCCCCCTCATGAGGATGAAGGACGTGGTCTACGTGCCCGACGAGGAGATCAGAAGAGTGGACCCTGAGCTCGAGACTTTTCTGAATGTAAACAGGGCCGAGGACATGGAGCGCATTAAGCTAAAAAAATAGTTCAATATTTATTTTATTTTTATTGCTGCCTTCTGCTCAAAGTCCTCGGAGCGGGCAGACGTATCGACGATGTCCGCGGTCGGGTCGGTGTACAGGTTCTCCCTGCCGTTGGTGAAAATGGACCGGGTGTGCGAAAACTTCTTAGGGTCAAGCTGCAGCAGGCCCACGTGTATGACGATCTCGGCCACGAACCAGTAGGCGGCGGCGACGTGTAGTACCCGGGCGAGGGCCGGGGCCGACAGGCGCAACGACGGGGCGAGAACGTCCAGGGCCCTGATGATAAAAGCCGAGACTCCGAACCCGAGAATGGAGAGCGAGCTGGAGTACAGGACGATCCCGGTAATGGTGGCCACGAAAAGAGCCACATAGTGCGAGTACAGGAGCAGCTTGGCGGCCGGGTGTAACCGGTTGACGAAACGGCCTTTTCCCGTGTCGTAAATGGTATACGGCGGGTACTCCGAGCCGGTAAAAAAGTTCTTGAGAACGCCCCACAGCCGCCCGAAGTCGGCCGGCCAGAACATGTAGCTCTGCATTGAAAGGTTCACGAAGGCCGTGTACGGCATCACGATCCAGTTATTGGCGATGAAGGCGGCCGCGGCGATCATGTGGACGGCGTAGGCGTCGCTGTAGGACAGGTAGGGCAGGCCCTGGTACATGATGAAGCCCGTGGCGAGCAGGAGCGCCATTGAGACGATGTTGGTATAGTGCGAGAGCCTCTCCAGGGTCGTGTGCCTGGTCACGATCAGCTTATCCACGGCCACCCCTCTGTATGGTATGGACGGCGCAGGTGGTGCAGGGGTCGAAGGACCGGATGATGTGGTAGATGCCGACCGGGTTCGCCTCGGAGCCCGGCAGGTAGCCCGAAGGCGTCGTGTGGCTTCCCATCAAGGCCAGCTCGATGGGGCCGCTCTTCTGCTCCGTGCACACGGGCGATGCGTTCCAGGTGGTCGGGGCAACGACCTGGTAGTTCGAGATCATCTGATCCTTGCCTGCCTTGAGCCAGTGCCCCAGCGCGCCCCGGGGGGCCTCGATGAGCCCGCTTCCCGTCCTGTTGGCTTTCACGGATACGGGCACGCTGTACCTCCGGCCGTCGTCGCTGACCTCCAGGTCCCGGAGCCATGCGTGCAGCATACGGGAGAGGAGCAGCGTCTCCTGCATCCGGGCTATGGTCCGGGTATAGACGCTGGCCATGGGGTAGCTCACCACGGTCGTGTTATGAGCGAAAAGCCTCCTCATCGCGTCGATTACCAGCTTTTCCCTGGCATTAATATGCCTCGCCAGGGGGCCGACCTCGCAGGGGACGCGGCCGTACCTCGGGGCCTTGACAAAGCTGTACTTCGTGCCGTCGAAGCCGATGGCGGAGGCCTTATCCGTCACGGACGTCTCCCCGTCCAGCGGCGTCTTCGCCGCCATCGAGTCGCCGTAATCGTAGAACGAGGCGTGGACGTGCTCGACGATGAGGCTGGTGTCGACCTTATCGGCGTCCCGGTATATGTTCGTCATGCTGCCGGGCGTGAACCCCGCCGGCATCTCGAAGGCGTTCGCCTTATCGTCCTCCACCGCCGTATAGCCGTCGCGGAACTGTCCCGAGTCGTCCCGGACGTTATAAAAGGACCCGTAGCTGAGGAAGCCGATGAGCTGGTCGTCGATCGGGTACCCGCCCATGGTGTCGAGGCCGATGTAGGCCGGCAGGGTCATCACGTCCCTGGCGAACATCCTGGAGCCGAACATCAGGAAAAGCGGCAGGTCGCCCCAGCCGACGGAGGACGACAGGTCGCCCATCGGCAGCTCCTGGACGTAATCGTAGGCAAAGCCCGTGTCCTGGTCGTGCGTGTTCTGCAGCCACTCGTCCAGGGATAATTCGCCGACCAGCCGCTTCTGCAGAAAACTGTCCACGTCGGCCAGGCAGAGATCCAGGGCATCGATATCGCCCCTCGCGGGCCTCGCGGTGACGCCACCGGGCACGATGGCCGGCGAGCAGGGCGAACGCCCTCCCAGTATGCCCTCGGCCCGGCCGATGGCCTTGATGCACAGGAGCGCCTCGCCACAGGCCTGGCCGCTCGCGGCCGCATACCGCTTCTTCAGTTCCTTCCACAGCAGGTTCCCCAGGCCAGACGAGTTCAACGCGTCCCCGTAAGAGGGGTCGGCCAGGTCAGGCAGGAACCCCAGGTAGAGGTGCTCGACGTGGTTCTTCATCCATCCCAGGCCGTTGAGAAGATTGCGGATGACCAGGGCGTCCTTCGGTATGAGGCCCATGGCACCGGCGGCGCTCTCGACCGCGCCCGCGGACGCCGTCGCGTGGGGCGACGAGCACATGCCGCAGATGCGCTGAGTAAAGTACGGCGCGTCCGCGGGCGGCCGGCCCACGAGCATCCGCTCGAGGCCGCGGTAGCTCATGCCCGAGGCGCTCGCGCCGGTCACGGCGCCGTCCTCCAGCTCGACGGACACGCGCAGCCCGCTGGAGAGGCGGGTCACCGGGTCGATTGTGATCCTCATTTCCTCCCCCCTTTCTCCTCGCGGCCGCTCTCGCCGATGGCGAGGCGCTTTACGGCATGGATGCCGGCGCCTACGACCGCCGCCCCGACGATGACCTTGGCGACGTCGTCCACGTTCAGGTCGGAGAAGACGTCCCGGCTTTCGCCCGTGCTGAAGAAGGGCATGAACGCCCCGGGGAAAGACGGCTCGACGCAGGCGATGCAGGGGCCGCCGGCCTGGGTGCACATGCTCGCGGCCCCGTTCCATCGCCTCGTGGGGCAGTCGGCGTACGCCACCGGCCCTTTACAGCCCAGCGCGTATAGGCATCCGCCGTCGGAGAACCGGCCATCCCTGCCGGCGCGGTCGTACGCGCCCCTCCGGGGGCAGGAATCGTGGACTGCAGCGCTGAAGAACGCCTTCGGCCGGCCGTACACGTCCAGGTCCACGTCGCGGCCCGCGAGCACGTCCGCCAGGACGAGCAGCAGCCACTCGGGGTGGGTGGGGCACCCCGGCACGTTGATGACCGTGTTTTCGAGGCCGTAGCGGGCCATGGCCCCCTGGCCTTTGGACGTCCCCGCGAAGGAAACACCGGCCGCCTCGGCGGTGCTGAATAGCCGGGAGACGCCGCCGTAGGCGGCGCAGGTGCCCGCGGCGACGATGCAGGAAGCCCCGGGCGCAGCTTCGATGAACAGCTCCTTGAAGGACATGGCGCCCGACATGCAGTACCGGCCGCTTCCCTCCGGGCCATCGGGTATTGCGCCCTCTACGACGAGGACGTAGCCTTCCGCATCGATGAGGTCCTGCAGTAGGACGTTAGAGTTGTGGGTGGAATCGCCCGCAGGGCTGCCGTCCACGAACATGCCCTGCTGGAGCATGAGCTCGTCGTGGTAGGCCGGCTCAAGCCTGATCTTTTCCAGTGCCGACAGCACGTCGGGGTTGCCTCCATTGAGCAGCGAGGCGGTGCACCCGCCGCATCCCGACCCCCGGAGCCATACCAGCTTTTTGTTTGAATCGGCGATGGCCGCGGCCACCATTGGGGCGTTAGCCTTTAAGAATAAGGCCGCACCTACGGCTCCTGCCGCGGCCAGAAAGCTCCTTCGAGTTAACGTAAGGTCGTTTTTGCCCTCTCCCATACCCTCGACCACCGGTAATAGTTATACCCCCATAGGCTCCGGCTACTAAATCTTTTTCCCTTCTCAAAAAGCTGCTATAAAATTTTAAAAAAAGAATTGGTGCCGCCTGGTGATATGATAACAAATTGGTGCCAATTGGTGTAATCCTGGTGGGGTTGAAACTATAGTTGCTCTCAAGTGGCACCAAGGCTACACCAGGCTGCACCAAAATATAATATAATCACCAAGTGGCACCAAGGCTACACCAAGTGGCACCAATTCTTTTTATATAATTACATGAAGTCGGAGAGGATGACCTGCTTTGACTTGTCGTTCTCGAAGAGGCTCTTTATGGAGAGGTCCAGCAATTCGAGCCGCTGAAGCGTATATTTCGAGACGCCGTACTCCCGGGCGATGTTAATGGAGACTTCCATGTACTTGGTCACGGCGCCCTCGTGCACCGTTAAGATCACCCGGCCCCCGCACTTAGGGCAGGTGCCACAAAGGGGCGGGCGGCGGAACTTTGCCCCGCACTTGACGCAGCGCATCTGCTGGGTCGAGAAAGCCCTCAAATTACCGATAAGGTCGGGCAGGAAGTGGGAGTTGATGACGCGCTCGGCCACGTCCTTCTCGTCCACCGCCCGGAGCCGCCTTCCCAGCTCTAGTTGTGCTTTCAGCTTATCCTCCATGGAGCCTAACGTCTTATAGGCGGAGTTGGTGGGGCCGGCGGCGATGTCGCCCGTGTCGTGGGTGAACATGAAGCCCTCGTACTGGGCCGGCGTTCCCAGCCGCTTTGACACCAGGTCCATCGTTTTCTCTAAATCCTTGGGCGACCTGTATTCCAGCGACGCCTGGTAGAACTCCCGGGGGTACCGGGCCATCACATCGACGTTTTGGGACTCCTTGTCCACTTCCTTCGGGTCGATGCGCATGGATAGCACGAGCGGCGCATCCATCTTGCCGCCCCGGCGGTCCGGCAGGTAGGAGCGCGAGAAATTGATCAAGCCATCCATGAGGAGCATGACGCAGTCCTCGTCGCCGTCGCAGTTCCGGCGCTTGGCCGCGTGGAAGAAGGGGTGCGCGTAGCCGGCGGAGGCGCCAGTGAAGCCGATCATTCTCCCGAGCACGCCGGCCGACGTGTGCGGCGCCAGCCCTATGACCAGGTGGCCGATCAGCTCCTCCTCCGAGTTGACGTTATAGTAGCGGGGCAGCCCGTAGAACTTTTCCAGCAGGTCGTCGATGAACCCGGCGATCTTTATTAAATAGCCGGCGCAGTCGTGGGAGAGGACGATGTCCTGCACTTTTAGCTCGAAGACCTGCTCCCCTGACTCGGGGGGCTTTCCGTAGACGTCCTTCTCGTATCCAAGCTGCCTGAGCTTCTCCAGCGGCAGCCCGATCTCCCGGGGCTTAAAGTGCGTTAACGGCACGTCGCTCAAATCGTAGCGGATGGTGCCGTCCTTGAACACGTAGACGCCGTGTTTCGCCCGGAGCACGCCCTTTTCCAGGGGCTCGGGCGTCTTCTCGCTCGAGATGAGGCCCTGCACGCCCTTAAGTATCTCGTAGCTGCCCCTCTCGCCCAGGCTCGACAGGGCTTCTGCATACAGGCCCTTCAGGTCGACCTTCATGGGGACGTTCGGCGTCGCCGGCTTGCCGCACTTCGGGCAGTTGCCGGTGATGCTGTCGATCTTGCAGTCCGGGCAGCCGTAGTCGGGTTCCGTGTGGGCGCCGCACTCGCACCGGTTCTTGAACGTGACCGCGCCGCAGTCGGGGCATTTCCTCCGGCCCATCTCCACCTCTATGAGCCCGGCCTTATCGTTCATGGTCTTCGTGAACGCGGCCGCGTTCTCCAGCGAGCGGCGGTTCCCGCCGGCCTCGCCCACCGGGAAGAGGACGTGCACCGGCGGCTTCATTTCCCGCATCTTGCTCTTCTCCGGCCGGCCCATGCGGGCCCCGATACGGGACAGCGCCCGGTCCCTGACCGTGACGCCGGCAAAGCGGCTAACCGCATCCAGGGGCTCGAGCCCTGAAACCTCTATTTCTTTGGGCGAGAGGTCCGGGTTCAGGCCCAGGCAGCGTGTCAGCAGGTCCGCCCGGTCGCCGTCAAGGACGACCATGCCCGACCTCACCTTGTGGGGTAAAAGGAGTAATTCAAGCGTGCGCTTCGACCGGGGCTCCACGGCGATCCGGAGCCCGTCTTCCGGTCGGCCGTTCGTGACCACCTGCTCCCGGAGTTGCAGGATGTCCTCAGTGGAGACGTCATTCCACATGAGCGTGTACCGGGGATGCAGGGGCACATTATACTTTTCAGAGACCTCGAAGGCCTCGCCCGCCGAGCGGACCTGGACTTTGTTGCCGTTGGCCAGCGCGAGGTCCTGCTCCCACCACTCCTGCACGTAGGGCGACGGTATCAGGACATGATTGTTCTCGAGGAAGTCGCCGTAGTTGATGAGTATCTCGCCGTTATCGAGTATCTCGGAAACGTCCCTGCGGACGGCGCGCGCCTGCTCGGCGGTCTCCACGTACAGCACGTCGCCGTTGATGAGGCGGACGGTCGGCCCGTCCACGCTGTCCACGGGCACCATGGCGGCGGCCTTGCCCGGCCGCTCGACCTTAAGCTGTGTCCCGGTGGCGATGAAATCGTCCATTATGACCATGGAGGCCGGATGGATGCCCGCGGCGGCGAACCCCGTGTTCCTGCCCCGCCCGTAGCGCAGGCGGAAGCCGCCGGCCCGGGACGGGTGGCCGAACACGGGCCGGCCCGCGATGAGGTCGACTAAAAACTTCTCTTTCGGCTTGATCTTCTCGTCGTGGCTCTCGTCGGCCGGCTTCGAGCCCGCGATGACCTTGTCCAGGAACTCCCAGCCGTCGAACCTGAGCTTCTCGACGTGCTTCTTGACCTTGGGCGCCTTGAGGATGAGGCCCTCGGCGATGACCAGCGCAATGCCTCCCCGGACCCGGTTCGTCTCGACGCCCGGGACGTCCCGGTACCCCTGCACCTCCTCGTCCTCGGTGGGCTCGCCGTCGACGCAGACGGGCAGATTCCGCACGATGAGCCGGATCTCGTCGTCCGTGGGAGTATACTGTAAATGCTGGAGGGACTTATAGAGGGCGATCTCCTCCACGTACCGCTCGACGACCTCGGGCCGGGGCTTGTACGGGGCCAGGCCGGCCTTGCGGCGCACGTAGTCGGCCGCCAGGACGGAGAGAGCCTCGGCCGTGCCACCCGCGCTCCGGATAGGCCCGGCGAAGTATATCTTGATGTATTCGGTGCCGTCGTCGTTCTTTGCGATCGAGACCTGGGAGATCCCCTCGAGGGGCGCGGCGACCACGCCCTCGGTTATTATGGCGGCGGCCGTGCGCACGGCGCACTGGATGGCGTCGACCTTATTGTCGAACCTGCCGACCACCCCGGAGGCGATGTCCGCGGCCACCTGCAGCGAGGCCTCCTCCCGGGACATCTTCTCCTCGCACTTCCGGATGTGGGGCGCCAGGCCTGGTATCCCCATGAGCACCTCGACGCGCTCGGCGAGGTCGTTGGCCGACGGCACCTCGACCTCTGTACTGGGGTCGTGCCCGGCCGCCCGCGCCCGGCCGGCAAGCTCCCTGCACCGGCCGAACTCCTCCTCAAGGCTTTTAAAGTACCGCTCCTGCGCTTCGCTCGTCCCCGCCATGTACCTTAACATACTATTGCCCACTAAGAAATAGCTTTTGAGCCCGCAGGGCGGAAATTTAGTTGCAATTGGGCGAAAAGAGCCGCCACGCGTCTTTTATGTTATCTCCCTTATCTACGCCCACAATCATTATCGTTCTCCGGCCTAATCTTCACTATGGTGGACAGCGTGGACAGGCCTTCACACGAGAAGCATAAGGAACAGGCGAAGGGCATGGCGTATAAGTGCGCCGTCATCACGGTGAGCACTTCCCGCTACGCGAAGTACGGCGCCGCCGGCTCGCCGGAGGAGTGCGAGGACGAGTCGGGAAAGATCATCATCGACCTTTTACGCGGGGCGGGCCACAGGACGGCCTACCGGCTATTGTCGGACGACCGGCTCATGATCGAGCGCTGCGTCATGGAGATGCTTCGGGACGCGGACGCG
The Methanocella sp. genome window above contains:
- a CDS encoding DNA polymerase II large subunit, translating into MLRYMAGTSEAQERYFKSLEEEFGRCRELAGRARAAGHDPSTEVEVPSANDLAERVEVLMGIPGLAPHIRKCEEKMSREEASLQVAADIASGVVGRFDNKVDAIQCAVRTAAAIITEGVVAAPLEGISQVSIAKNDDGTEYIKIYFAGPIRSAGGTAEALSVLAADYVRRKAGLAPYKPRPEVVERYVEEIALYKSLQHLQYTPTDDEIRLIVRNLPVCVDGEPTEDEEVQGYRDVPGVETNRVRGGIALVIAEGLILKAPKVKKHVEKLRFDGWEFLDKVIAGSKPADESHDEKIKPKEKFLVDLIAGRPVFGHPSRAGGFRLRYGRGRNTGFAAAGIHPASMVIMDDFIATGTQLKVERPGKAAAMVPVDSVDGPTVRLINGDVLYVETAEQARAVRRDVSEILDNGEILINYGDFLENNHVLIPSPYVQEWWEQDLALANGNKVQVRSAGEAFEVSEKYNVPLHPRYTLMWNDVSTEDILQLREQVVTNGRPEDGLRIAVEPRSKRTLELLLLPHKVRSGMVVLDGDRADLLTRCLGLNPDLSPKEIEVSGLEPLDAVSRFAGVTVRDRALSRIGARMGRPEKSKMREMKPPVHVLFPVGEAGGNRRSLENAAAFTKTMNDKAGLIEVEMGRRKCPDCGAVTFKNRCECGAHTEPDYGCPDCKIDSITGNCPKCGKPATPNVPMKVDLKGLYAEALSSLGERGSYEILKGVQGLISSEKTPEPLEKGVLRAKHGVYVFKDGTIRYDLSDVPLTHFKPREIGLPLEKLRQLGYEKDVYGKPPESGEQVFELKVQDIVLSHDCAGYLIKIAGFIDDLLEKFYGLPRYYNVNSEEELIGHLVIGLAPHTSAGVLGRMIGFTGASAGYAHPFFHAAKRRNCDGDEDCVMLLMDGLINFSRSYLPDRRGGKMDAPLVLSMRIDPKEVDKESQNVDVMARYPREFYQASLEYRSPKDLEKTMDLVSKRLGTPAQYEGFMFTHDTGDIAAGPTNSAYKTLGSMEDKLKAQLELGRRLRAVDEKDVAERVINSHFLPDLIGNLRAFSTQQMRCVKCGAKFRRPPLCGTCPKCGGRVILTVHEGAVTKYMEVSINIAREYGVSKYTLQRLELLDLSIKSLFENDKSKQVILSDFM